A part of Salvelinus alpinus chromosome 23, SLU_Salpinus.1, whole genome shotgun sequence genomic DNA contains:
- the LOC139550855 gene encoding DET1- and DDB1-associated protein 1-like, protein MDKAEFLKGLPVYNKSNFSRFHADSVCKASNRRPSVYLPTREYPSEQIIVTEKTNILLRYLHQQWDKKNAAKKREQEQAEGENTAPPRKIARTDSRELNEDS, encoded by the exons ATGGATAAG GCAGAGTTTTTAAAAGGACTACCTGTCTACAACAAAAGCAATTTCAGCAGATTTCATGCAGACTCTGTCTGCAAAGCGTCA AACCGGAGGCCCTCTGTGTATCTCCCAACTCGGGAGTATCCATCAGAACAGA TCATTGTCACAGAGAAGACAAATATCCTACTGAGATATCTTCACCAACAGTGGGACAAAAAG AATGCGGCCAAAAAGCGGGAGCAGGAGCAGGCTGAGGGGGAGAACACTGCACCCCCGCGGAAAATTGCCAGAACCGACAGTCGGGAATTAAATGAGGACTCATAG